From the Hypomesus transpacificus isolate Combined female chromosome 24, fHypTra1, whole genome shotgun sequence genome, the window TTGTTGCTGGTCTACAGTTCTTCTACGAAATGATGACACTGACTTCGCTCAAAACTTTGATTGACTATACACTGCATATTTTACATGATCATACATGCACTGTTTCATGCCGGCTGTCTAACGACCTGTGCTAGATTACCCATCTTGAAAGAACCAGCACCCCCAAGTGGACAAAAAGAGTCACGTCAGGCTACAGAAAGTAAATAACATCGTAATAGTTTATTTTAAAAATGTTCATAACAACACGATGAAAAAATAGTATTATGCAGACAATTTCACTGCAATTGAATATCTGTACCGTATTTGgttggagaaagagaaatataTTGAGTGTTCAAAACAAACCAATAGTATGCATGTCTGGAACACGCATAACATcagttaaaatacatttcttatAGCAAAACCAAGGCAGTTCATTACACAGTGTCAAGACACTATAAAATAACAACAGGCCAAACTACCATCAAATAATGATTAGCTTCTCAAGTCTTGTTTATCACCGTTCTGCTAGTTTACTCCAGTGGTTTCCTGTAGCACTTCAACAAGGTTGTATCTATACACGTGATACTAGTTTAAATATCCTAAACGAACACAGCATTATGAAGACAAAGTCCTTCAAAGGTACGTGAAAAAACGGTCTCAAATAATTGAGTAGAGAACACCATTTAGCATTGTTGGAACAGGGTATCTAAGAACATGCTGGAAGTTACTCATGTCTAAACTAGGACTGACTGGTTGTACTCAGTGTTGCAGTTCCGCTCCTAGGTTTACATTATAGGCCTAAATAAACTGTTTGCAACCAGCTGAAGGCACAGTTTGGTGTGCTTTGTTCTAAGAAACCCTCCAGCAGCCCTTGCGAAGGCAAACCCTTTTATAATCCCTGATCAACAAACGTCATACCTATTGAATACTGCATCATGAAATACTTTTGTTATCACACTAAAACATGAAAGTAATCAACAATGTAATTGTCTGGTTAAATAAGGTCAACAATAGTGTTCTACATCAATAACCTTACTATCAAAAGGTCACTTTGTCATTTCAATCCCAAACACAATCAGATTATAACTGGTTAAGATAACATCTACCTAAGTAATACAATAGCCAAGATAAGAATCAATCAACTATTTCCACACATGCAATCATTCTGTAGTTACTTAGATGTACCGATTACTAAACCTACACAAACTCCTGGAACTGGAATGTAGAGTTTTCAGGAGTAGCATTAGTTCTAGCTAAAGAAGATAAAAAATGATTTCAAATAGCAAAATAGGTTTCTCAAGTAAGAGAAGTTACTTCCAATAAAtacttaacataatatattaaaTATAGCATTGAAATGATTACAGTAAtgacataaaaataataaatacaacatTTTTGGTATTGGTAACCATTCAGTTATTCCACGAACAACAAACTCTCTATTCTGTGAAAGTGCTAACTTACTGTTTCAAGTGTTCTGCCTGTGAGACAAATGGAAACTTCAGAAACAGACTGTGATTGGTTAACAGCATGATCTGTGAGTGGTTAACAGCATGATCGCAGGGCTAACAACATCAATAATTGCAGGTGAGAGATGGACACAGCGTACACAGGGTCTGTGTACTACAACACCAGATCTCGGAGCCCTCCATAAATGGATTGTCTTATGAACCAGAGGAATCCACCAATCCCCGGGCCATATTTTTTGCAAATTGGAGCCACACCTAGGAAATACCACAGAGGAAGTATTGACCTAGAGATTGGACACACACCTGCGGATACCTGAATTCCATGAGGATTTTGGTTAGTAGCATTACATTTGTTGAAAATACAGCCTGGCACTGCTTCAGAGGGCAAACATCACCTCTCATTTACTGTTGCTAAGTTTGGCCATCAGAATGTATAGAATAGAATTCCTATTTCACTTCAGTATTTTAGATGTGGACAGCAGTATTATCCTGCTGATGTTAATGATGCATACCATATATAACCATATGGTATATTTTCAGGATTTATCTATTTTTGTAAGTAATGTCATAATCTATATaaaaaatgattaaaaaaattTATATTTTTGACTTGAGGTGATGATCCAAACTTATTTTAGGTCAGATTTTTTTTCAGGACTTTTGACCCATTCTCTCGCATCTGCAAAAACAAGGACGTTCGACAAGCATGTGAAACATgctgcccagtcagaggcgaaGCCATGCACGCTCACTACACTGTGTATTCTAGCTCGGCGTTCATCCTGGTGTACATCTCATAGATGGTGTCCACAGTGGCAGTGAAGTTCACTAGAAACTGTCTGACTTTCTCCAGGCAGTCCTCTTCTTTGACCTCCCGTCCTTTGGAGAGGGCTTTCAGGAAATCGGACTTGTAGGGAGCGGCAAAAACAGCGGCCTGAAGGGAAGACAAACTTATCAGTGAACACACAGATGCTTAGCAACGAGACAGCGAACAGACAAATATACACAAGAGCCAGTTTTGAATCTTCCAGCAAAACGGATGCATCTTCCGAGTTTGGAATCAAAGACTTGCGCCTGAATGCTCTGAGCGGTCTGACCTTAAAGAGCTGCTGCACGAGCCATCCGTGGTACTTCTTCAGGGCTAACTCGTAGGCTTTGGTGGCGTTGACACGGATGAGGTTGGGGTTGTTCTCGTCCTTCTCCCCGTCCACCAAGCTCTGGAGGAGCACTTGGATGAACTTTAGTCCCCTTGTTGAGAAGGAAGACAAGGCAGGTCAACATGGCCACATACATACCAGATACTGCAGCGGATCAATGTCCATTGCCATGACCACATGCTTTACAATGACATTTTAATAAATGATGTGAATGAATGACTGTCAATAAATATCCTCTGACCTCTTCAGCCACATCAGAGCCAAGGTAGCTCCAACTCTGGGCCACTGGGATCCATgcatctccttctctgcctctaCGATCTGTTGCAGGGTCTTAAACCTGGTGGGATTGCTGTCATAAACCGCTTTGATTTTctaaagaaagacaaaagaacACCTGTGTCTATGGACATATAACAACGAGTATGACCTGTGGCCTTCTGCAATGTGTTTTCCTCTTACTGTGATGTTCCCCGCCACATCTGCCTTGATTGGAGCGAAAATGGTGGAACCAAGACAATCTGCGGAAAGAAAAACACATAAACCCTCTGTACCGATGAATAGTAAGCTTCATGTACATTCCTCACAGCTCTGTAAAGCTCCTCCAGTCCTGGTGACCTCCAGCCTACATGAGGTTTTGAATGTGTGGTCAACTCTGTAAAAAAGCCTGTGCTAAACAAACATCAGAGCATACTGAACAACATGCCCTCGTAATCAGAAGGGCTCACTGTTGTGACAGCACACTTGATACTTACTGTGCTATTACAGAGGGGATTTTATGTGGTGAGGAAAACCAGTATATAGTGGTAACTAAGCAACACAGGCCCAGTGACGATCATTATGTGTCAACTATGTAGGCTAATatgtcaaatggtcaactgctTCATCCATGGTGGTCATCACCAGCCTGTGGTTTGACTGGGTCATGGTAGCTTTTTTTCTGACCTGTGCTGAATCCACCAGTAGCCAGACATCCTAGAGTACCAACCCCACAGGGCTGTGGATCAAGTAATGACAGAGCTGGCAGTCCTCACCTTCCAAGCTTCCACAGGAGCCCACTCGTGACAGAGTGCCCATTGTGCCCTTGGCAACAGTGTCATCTCCAGTTACAGAGACGTTCCGATCGTTTAGAAGGCAGCCAGCCTCTTTATCTATTTATCCTGAGTGTCCTCATTATCACAGGCCGACGTGCACCTCTCTGTTCCTGGCCTGGCGGCTACAATACAGccttttctccccctttctctgggTACTTTGGCTTCACGCATGTGACCATGCAGTGCCCAAACAGTGGTGTTTGGAAAAGCCAGGCAATGTGATGAAAGCAGGGTCCATATCTAAGCTCTACCTGAAGCTATAGAGCACAAAAGAAGCTCATAGCACTGTGATAAACAATTAGTGGGCCCACTGTACCTATTACACATTGACTAGGTTCACTGTGTGGGACAAATAGCTTCTGAGTTGATCACGGTTGAAAGGAAAGTTGGCTTAGATATTTGGGTCAAATGAGACAATGAGTATAAAATGGAAAGATGTCCACATCAGGCTTGGGTCCTCGCGTGGGTTTCACATAGCAAATTGAATAGAGAACCATAGGCATATTAATACAGAATGAAGCCACACAATGATGCTCTGCAGCACCATACTGCTAGTGAATGGCGATGGGGAACTCGACACCACGCTAATCAATTTTCACAACTTCAAATCGAGGCCAGTGAAATTAATTATGCATGCAGAAGGTTTGCAGCCAGCTTGATGAAGAGAAATGCGATACAAAAAAAGATTACGCGTTGTGGCATTTAATTGCGCGAACTTGACAGAGGTGTTTTGACAGATTTCTTCTCACATTTGTCGCTGCATTTATTAATCAAAgtttaagaaaaaaataaaacattggcTCTTGATAAACGTCACTTATCATCGTTTATGTCCTAATGAAACAAATCAAGGCATTCACTTGCAAATAGTTTGGGATTTTGGTTAAAGCAACATTCTGTTCATTTGGATTGATGCATCGATCTGGTTCATGCCATGCAATGTTCGACGCAGTCTTTGAAAACAATGGcatttcttatttatttttcaacttTATCAgttgaaatacacatttctattAATCTCAACAAAAATGCTAAAAAATGTTTCAGACCACTGTATAAGAGATCTGAATCCAAACTCGATTATTTGACAACTAAGTTGGATGTAGTCCACTTTGTCACCAGCGCAAAACAACAAGCAGCGCTATGTAAGATATAGCTACACATGCCAAAATCCATAAATGAGTCAGTATGAATTTATCAGTACTTACCAAAGAATGGCGGAAGATATGATACCGCCTCTAAGAATGATCTGGTTTCCACCTTTTTGTCGGCAGGAAGCTGTTTAAACTGATGCTCCACAAGAAGAGCCATTGTGATCAAGTTTACACACTAAGTGCTACACTACTGACAGCAGGAATGGAGTTGAATATGTATGCCACTCTTGAAAACACAGATTTGTAAAACGACCCCGGAACTGCGGTGCCAGCCTTTTCCTCCAAGCACTCTGAACGAATAGCAGAGTCGCTGAGAAGCACAGCTGACCACTATGTGAAGGCTCGGCTCTGCTCGCAACAACAAGTGAACCAATCATATTGTTTCTGTAGTAGGCAATTACACATTTCCTTCACTTACAACCCCAATAATAGTATGTTCAACTTTTTTATAATTTTATTCAGGGTCCACATCTAACCTTTAGGCTACTTTAAAATAAAAGATAGCCTAAACGACAAATTATGACTTGCACATCAATCTTAACTTATTGTCAATAAGTGAATTGAAGTAGCCACTTGAGAAACATTGTTTACATTAAATATGGGTTGTTATTCTGTTTATGAAAGACAATACACCCAGTAGCCTATGCCAGAAGTGCAACATTACGGTTCTGGCACTATCCGCACAGCTCTAATAATACGAGATGTTTGAATCACATGCCTTTTTTTTCCACTAGCGACTTTAAGTTTTGTTTGACCCTATGGACGCCCCGTAGCGTATCTAGGAACTGTTACTATGAGAAACCAGAAGATGGAAAGCAATGCCAGGATTTGAAGCCGTttgttaactagctagctagctttgtcAGCAGAACTTGCATTATCTTTAAGAACATTAAACGGTAAACGTTAAAGCAATCTTTTAGCAATCTTTATGGCAAAGTATCGATACACGACATGCATTGGTGTACAATTActatagctagcctagctaggttACTACTGTATCAGGAGAATAAGTGCTTAGCTACTGTAACTAATGTACTAATGTACTGTGCTGCCATGTACATACTTTTAGTTAGCATCCAAAAAACATAAGTGTCTTGATGACAGAAGTCAGAGTTATTTGGATGTGTGATTGGGTCCATTCATAAATTGTACGTTGAATTTAGATCAATGGCTCTACCTACGCTCTCATCCCGGTGGCCGAGTCGAGCCCGTTCACTGGAAAGACAGCTGGCGCGGCAGCGGGAGCAGGAGGCCCGTTGTCGGCAGCAGTGGGAACTGCATTCGCAGTATTTCAGAGAGCAGAACGTTCGCAGCAGTAAACAAGCCGAGTGGAGCTCTCGTCAATCTTACCAGCAGAGGTAAGCAGTTTTATTTATCTGGGTACTCCGTTTCAGACGACCCCTGAGCTGCATACATTTACGAGCATTTAACCGCGGCTGAGGCACCATCAGTAGCGAATATCAAGTGTATATCCGTTCTTCGCCCAGCATGTCGGCATACCATCGAGACAGActgaaagaggagaagaggtcGAGCCTGGAGAGGCGCAGGGAACGTCTGAAGGTCCTGCTGCAGGATGAGACCGACCAGCTCGAGGAAGAGCTTCGGAAGATGGTCCCAGACACGAGCGCCTTGGCGAGGCTGCTGGTGGAGAAGACGGAAGACCTCCGCACGGCTCGAGAGGAACGAAGAAAGAGAGTAATACAAAAAAGCCTATGAAGAATCAATGCAATTCATTAATCTTTAGTTTATTTGTAAATTTTATTAATTTAGTAGGCGGTTTTAATCAAAGCAACATAACTATAGTGCATATAAAGTAgagcagaaaatcaaggatcagaagtgcatagtccTAACTGTATTTCGTTGTCTGGTCAAGGAACGGCttgtatttaccaggcacaggCAAAATGACCTCACTCTCTGTAGCGCAAAGGCATGCATGTATAGGCCTGGCTGACCTTTCTGTTGTGTTGGATCTCTACACAGCTTGCACAAGAGCTGCTTAAAGAGCACTGGAAGAAGAACAACTCTGAACTGAGGAAGGTTAGTAGACCATCAATCTCGCtatggtgtgttggtgtgtgtgtgttggttggtgtgtgttggtgtgtgttaaaCAAGTTTGCCCACAGAGTTGGACAGAGACTATCGAGTTCTTTTATTTTTCGTCAGGGGCACTTGATCTGGAAACAAATAGGACTTGATATGCTGTTGGTCCTTGGGCTTCTGTGAACCTGACTCCCAGCTAGACTTCAGAGCCTAAAATATTCGGGTGTCCCTTTCGTTTGGGTCGGGTTAATCCTTGTTTTTGTCTCTCCTTTGTCTCAACTCCTGGTTTTACAGGTCGAGTCAGAATTACACAAAGATCATGTGGTGAGCCGCTGGCAGGAACAGACGAGTGAGAAGCTACAGGTGGGTAACTGTGCCAGAACAGCCTGGATCACTTATCTGTCCGAGATGTTCTAGAGTGAGTAAACTTTACCTCGGGCCCAAGCTTTAGTTCCAGCGGTCATGAGTATTTAAACAGCGTTCATTTATCTGTGTCGGTGTGTACAGGATCCATGTCTGGGAATTAGGCTCTGTTTGGGTTAAACCGGAGCTCAAACTGGATCTCGTTACAACATATGTTAGTAAGAGTTGATCCAGATAAGCTCATCTCTCCTTTCGAAGCAGGCTAGTTGCTATGGCGTCAGCCTCAGACAAGTCGCAGTGCTCTAATGGGAGAGCGGTCGTCTGTTTGAAACCCCGTAGCAAGAGGCTGCGGAGCGGGAGGAGAAGAGGCGCTTTGAGAACGAGTACGAGCGGACGCGCCGGGAGGCcctggagaggatgaggaaggcGGAGGAGCGGAGGAAGGCGGAGGAGcgggagagggcagaggagctccggagacagatggaggaactgaagctgagagaggaggaggtaagcagggggggcggggcgccGCAGGAACACGAGGATGCACCGTTTGCGCTGAACAAATCACCTGATTAAGTCAATAGGAGTGCCCTCAGTGACAATAGAGCAGTGGAGATGTCACCATCCATGAATTTGATACGATGGCAGTTATGTGACGAGATTTTCGATTTTCGTTTCGACACCGTGGCAAAACGACGCAGAGAAAACAACCTTGACCTGACAAAGAAGTCCATAATGAGGTTCTAAAAAGAGTTGTGGGTGGTGTTTTCGTCAGGCCAGCCGTCTTAAGAAGGAGCACGAGGTGCTGCTGTCTCAGAGCTGGGagctggagagactggaggaggagaggaagagggtggaggAATGCCGGAAGAAAACTGAAATGGGGTAAGAGGGGGGAACATCCAGAAGAGTGCATGAGATGACGACACCCTACGAGGCTGGGTTCTCACGGGTGGGGGTTCTCCTTCAGGCGTTTCCTGGTCCGCCAGTACCGTGCTCAGCTGAAGAA encodes:
- the LOC124486836 gene encoding trichoplein keratin filament-binding protein, translated to MALPTLSSRWPSRARSLERQLARQREQEARCRQQWELHSQYFREQNVRSSKQAEWSSRQSYQQSMSAYHRDRLKEEKRSSLERRRERLKVLLQDETDQLEEELRKMVPDTSALARLLVEKTEDLRTAREERRKRLAQELLKEHWKKNNSELRKVESELHKDHVVSRWQEQTSEKLQQEAAEREEKRRFENEYERTRREALERMRKAEERRKAEERERAEELRRQMEELKLREEEASRLKKEHEVLLSQSWELERLEEERKRVEECRKKTEMGRFLVRQYRAQLKKRAQQVQEELEADRRILATLLEGEQDDHLQESARRERAVADAAWMKHVIEEQLVLERQREAEFDVLYREEAQRVWEKREAEWEKESRARERLMQEVLAGRQQQLERKVQQNREEQEETLRRREELIQELELERRSEQRGREVEEGLRTARMQEIDVQVEERRREQWEEQSRREQEEEEGRRAQEEQEEQLRLETKRMAQEGYQDKVRSRPRSAWT
- the gltpa gene encoding glycolipid transfer protein, coding for MALLVEHQFKQLPADKKVETRSFLEAVSYLPPFFDCLGSTIFAPIKADVAGNITKIKAVYDSNPTRFKTLQQIVEAEKEMHGSQWPRVGATLALMWLKRGLKFIQVLLQSLVDGEKDENNPNLIRVNATKAYELALKKYHGWLVQQLFKAAVFAAPYKSDFLKALSKGREVKEEDCLEKVRQFLVNFTATVDTIYEMYTRMNAELEYTV